The following proteins are co-located in the Limanda limanda chromosome 5, fLimLim1.1, whole genome shotgun sequence genome:
- the fxn gene encoding frataxin, mitochondrial, whose product MLSLTRVPCISSLTFQRANTQLNVLTTQRIGSSCNQVRRLLYLTKIGPLTKQVLAGRAPFCPPLNIWVESRVDGHRWRKSVHLTLPRLEKSSPVQISELSEAAYEKLAEETLGALTDYFEDLTEEAFTGTDYDVGFSSGVLTVKLGGDHGTYVINKQTPNRQIWLSSPTSGPKRYDWTGEHWVYIRDGISLHQLLSKEFSIICRKNMDLSDLLYS is encoded by the exons ATGCTTTCGCTAACTAGAGTTCCTTGTATTTCTTCACTAACGTTTCAACGCGCAAATACTCAGCTCAACGTATTGACAACGCAGAGAATCGGGAGCTCCTGTAACCAG GTGAGGAGACTTTTATACCTCACGAAAATTGGTCCGCTCACCAAACAAGTGCTGGCAGGCCGCGCCCCTTTCTGCCCCCCTCTGAATATA TGGGTTGAGAGCAGAGTTGATGGTCATAGATGGAGGAAAAGCGTCCATCTGACACTACCAAGGCTGGAGAAATCATCCCCTGTGCAGATTAG TGAGCTTTCAGAAGCAGCATATGAGAAACTGGCAGAGGAGACTTTGGGAGCTCTGACTGATTACTTTGAAGACCTGACGGAAGAAGCTTTCACTGGAACTGATTACGATGTTGGCTTCTCT AGTGGTGTTTTGACGGTGAAGTTAGGTGGGGACCATGGGACCTATgtcatcaacaaacaaacaccaaacaGACAGATCTGGCTTTCTTCCCCCACCAG TGGACCAAAGCGCTATGACTGGACAGGTGAACACTGGGTGTACATTCGCGATGGTATTAGTCTCCACCAACTACTTTCCAAAGAGTTTTCCATCATCTGCAGAAAAAATATGGACCTCTCTGACCTGCTTTAttcctga